The following are encoded in a window of Sutcliffiella horikoshii genomic DNA:
- a CDS encoding LysM peptidoglycan-binding domain-containing protein gives MVESQNIRSRKERIETQKRINKGKRDRKIVSYVLAGTLAVSAFITVNARGEVLANEAVHQVKPGDTLFSLAQKYGVSVKELKELNGLKSDIIIVGQILQLSETGSKEVEENKKSIHEVSSGDTLFSIAKKYGLSVLELKQVNNLKTDLIKVGQVLKVGGTTTLYKVITGDTLFSISEKFNVTVGSIQKENNLTTDTIRIGQQLIIPTSNHQSVEKSQEKVTKAFYTVAPGETLWGIAKKFNMSVHKIKKDNHMSSEFVLIGQELKIQTDGMIKANAVITGVVDRNSVEFLIEGEKEPVVLRVAYGTAPNYDIISGAELSIIYKKGISPVLVDLVFANEEFGY, from the coding sequence ATGGTGGAAAGTCAGAATATTAGGTCTCGTAAAGAGAGAATTGAGACGCAAAAGAGAATCAACAAGGGGAAGAGAGATAGAAAAATTGTTAGTTATGTCCTAGCTGGAACTCTTGCGGTTAGTGCGTTTATCACAGTTAACGCCAGAGGTGAAGTGCTTGCGAATGAAGCAGTACACCAAGTAAAACCTGGAGATACGTTATTTTCACTAGCTCAAAAGTATGGGGTGTCCGTCAAGGAATTAAAAGAGTTGAATGGTCTAAAGTCTGACATCATAATAGTGGGTCAAATTTTGCAACTGAGTGAAACTGGTTCTAAAGAAGTGGAAGAAAACAAGAAATCAATCCATGAAGTGTCATCTGGAGATACATTATTTTCAATAGCTAAGAAATATGGTCTTTCTGTTCTGGAACTTAAACAAGTAAATAACCTTAAAACGGACCTAATCAAAGTTGGCCAGGTCCTGAAGGTTGGAGGTACAACCACTTTATATAAAGTAATTACTGGAGATACCCTCTTCTCTATTAGTGAAAAATTCAATGTAACGGTTGGTTCGATCCAAAAGGAGAATAACCTCACAACGGATACAATTCGCATAGGGCAGCAGTTAATCATTCCTACATCTAATCATCAGTCGGTGGAAAAGTCTCAGGAAAAAGTGACAAAGGCATTTTACACGGTAGCACCAGGGGAAACGCTGTGGGGTATCGCCAAAAAGTTCAATATGTCCGTACATAAAATTAAGAAAGATAACCACATGTCCTCGGAATTTGTGCTGATAGGTCAGGAATTGAAAATCCAAACGGACGGCATGATAAAAGCCAATGCGGTCATAACTGGAGTAGTAGATCGCAATTCAGTGGAGTTTCTGATAGAAGGAGAGAAGGAGCCGGTTGTTCTGAGGGTTGCTTACGGGACGGCACCTAATTATGACATTATTTCAGGAGCGGAGCTGTCTATCATTTATAAAAAGGGGATCAGTCCTGTTTTAGTAGATCTTGTGTTTGCTAATGAGGAGTTTGGTTATTAG
- a CDS encoding sigma-70 family RNA polymerase sigma factor — protein MKILKSWFKPSASGPTFESLIKNEQEKLYKIAFAYVKNEQDALDVVQEAVINAYKAFPKLENPQYFSTWMTRILINTAINELRRKKKITFLDIEKHHEQSVKETHLSIHKLDLEEVLERLKPEQRSLLMMRFTYGYSIKEMAQIFEKPEGTIKSQLHRTLAQVKAELEEGGEKYGEA, from the coding sequence GTGAAAATATTAAAATCGTGGTTCAAACCGTCCGCAAGTGGCCCGACATTCGAGTCCCTGATAAAAAACGAGCAGGAAAAGCTTTATAAAATAGCCTTTGCCTACGTGAAAAACGAACAGGATGCATTGGACGTGGTGCAAGAGGCCGTCATCAACGCATACAAGGCGTTCCCGAAACTGGAAAATCCACAATATTTTTCTACATGGATGACCAGAATCCTGATCAACACCGCTATCAATGAATTGAGAAGAAAGAAGAAAATTACCTTCCTTGATATAGAGAAACATCATGAACAGTCTGTCAAAGAAACCCACCTGTCCATACATAAATTAGACCTGGAAGAAGTGCTGGAAAGACTCAAACCTGAACAACGGAGCTTATTGATGATGAGATTTACTTACGGTTACTCAATCAAGGAGATGGCGCAAATCTTTGAAAAGCCGGAGGGGACGATTAAATCCCAGCTACACAGGACGTTGGCTCAGGTAAAAGCGGAACTCGAAGAAGGAGGAGAGAAGTATGGAGAGGCTTAG
- a CDS encoding methyl-accepting chemotaxis protein: protein MFTSLRGKLVFSFLLLIFLIIASVGAVTYSQAKKKIDHDVVADAEAAMVDLEEMIHIYLDNYSKILSSYGSTSLVDDFLVDGSAANEETMLEGFDKVLGNFPDMQVLYLATAGKEFYSSPAMDLPSDFDPTTRAWYVQAMQSPGEVIYTDVYADSSTGEPVITLAKAVTGDGVVQGVLATDINITALEELVAQKELGYGGYSILLDNYGVALVHPTLTGENLLDQDLPFIDNIYKEETEGVQRYTFDGENRVLAFNTVNETGWKIGGVFLEKDMLQLANGILRTIVIVGLIAIVVASISTILLARYITRPILRLNSEVTKVADGDLTGDIEVGSKDEIGVLATSFKTMLVNMREMIGTVADSSQKVKASVEDMSAVTEEVSATSEEMNRAIEELSKGAVQQATDLEGTSSRTQNLADNIEDVLSKQDNLQALSGQIISANETGLKKLGVLQGHTNESTEIVMSLNALMTQFTDKINSIEEITHTINEISNQTNLLALNASIEAARAGEHGRGFAVVATEVRKLAEQTADSTQHIKETISSIQEESIVILAEMERTNKISSEQSLAVTDTGESFGEIATNIRSIIGFIEDIMGNMNAMNESKEEVLASVQSISAIAEQSAAGTEEIAASTDEQVKAISSIAYSAEELLAMSENLSELIKKFKL, encoded by the coding sequence ATGTTTACATCATTACGAGGCAAACTGGTATTTTCGTTTTTGTTACTAATATTTTTGATCATTGCCAGTGTAGGCGCCGTTACATATAGCCAAGCCAAAAAGAAAATAGATCATGACGTCGTTGCAGATGCGGAAGCTGCGATGGTAGATCTTGAAGAAATGATTCATATTTACCTAGATAACTATTCTAAAATACTTAGCTCTTATGGGAGCACCTCATTAGTCGATGATTTTCTCGTAGATGGATCCGCAGCAAATGAGGAGACTATGTTGGAGGGATTCGACAAGGTATTAGGGAATTTCCCTGACATGCAGGTCCTATACTTGGCAACCGCCGGAAAAGAGTTCTATTCTTCTCCTGCCATGGATCTCCCATCAGATTTCGATCCTACTACTCGAGCTTGGTATGTGCAGGCTATGCAAAGCCCAGGTGAGGTCATTTATACAGATGTTTATGCAGATTCAAGTACCGGTGAACCGGTCATCACTTTAGCAAAAGCGGTAACAGGAGATGGAGTTGTACAGGGAGTGCTTGCAACAGATATTAATATTACCGCTTTGGAAGAGCTAGTTGCACAAAAAGAACTTGGATATGGTGGATATAGCATTCTTTTGGACAATTACGGAGTTGCATTGGTGCATCCTACGTTGACTGGGGAAAACCTGTTAGATCAGGACCTACCGTTCATCGATAACATCTACAAGGAAGAAACGGAAGGTGTCCAAAGGTATACATTTGACGGAGAGAACAGGGTGCTGGCTTTTAACACTGTCAATGAAACTGGCTGGAAAATAGGCGGAGTGTTTTTGGAAAAAGATATGCTCCAATTGGCAAATGGCATCTTGAGAACAATTGTAATTGTAGGGTTAATCGCTATTGTGGTGGCAAGTATTTCTACCATTCTATTAGCACGTTATATTACTAGGCCGATATTGAGGTTGAATTCTGAGGTTACCAAAGTTGCCGATGGAGATTTAACCGGGGATATTGAGGTTGGTTCCAAAGATGAAATTGGTGTGTTGGCAACGTCCTTTAAAACAATGCTAGTGAATATGCGCGAGATGATTGGAACGGTGGCCGATTCTTCTCAAAAAGTGAAGGCATCTGTGGAAGATATGAGTGCGGTCACAGAAGAGGTTTCCGCAACGAGCGAAGAGATGAACCGCGCTATCGAGGAACTGTCAAAAGGTGCGGTCCAACAGGCAACCGATTTAGAAGGAACAAGCTCTCGTACCCAAAACCTAGCGGATAATATTGAGGATGTGTTATCCAAGCAAGACAATCTTCAGGCGCTCTCTGGACAGATTATTTCTGCGAATGAAACCGGTCTGAAGAAGCTTGGGGTGCTGCAAGGCCACACAAATGAGTCAACAGAAATTGTAATGAGTCTTAATGCGTTAATGACCCAGTTTACGGACAAAATTAATAGTATAGAAGAAATTACGCATACCATTAACGAAATTTCCAATCAGACCAATCTGTTGGCATTGAATGCAAGCATTGAAGCAGCTCGTGCCGGCGAACATGGCCGTGGATTTGCGGTTGTGGCAACGGAAGTAAGAAAGCTTGCGGAACAAACAGCCGACTCGACCCAGCACATTAAAGAGACCATCTCAAGTATTCAAGAAGAGTCCATTGTAATTTTGGCGGAGATGGAGAGAACGAATAAGATCTCAAGCGAGCAAAGCCTTGCTGTAACGGACACTGGAGAGTCATTCGGAGAAATCGCGACCAACATCCGCTCTATCATTGGATTCATCGAAGACATTATGGGCAACATGAATGCCATGAATGAGTCCAAGGAAGAAGTGCTTGCTTCTGTTCAAAGCATATCGGCCATCGCGGAGCAGTCTGCTGCAGGTACGGAAGAAATTGCAGCTTCAACAGACGAGCAAGTGAAGGCAATCAGCAGTATAGCATATTCAGCTGAAGAGTTGCTTGCAATGAGTGAGAACTTGAGTGAGTTGATTAAGAAGTTTAAGTTGTAA
- the metH gene encoding methionine synthase, translated as MSKAITLLEQQLQKKILIMDGAMGTMLQQANLTPEDFGGEEYDGCNENLNITAPDVIERIHVEYLNAGADIVETNTFGGTDLVLDEYELGFKAYEINKLGAEIAKRATAQVSTPEWPRFVAGSIGPTTKTLSVTGGTTFDALTDSYEEQARGLLDGGSDCLLVETSQDLLNVKCAFLGIQRAFEKTGVTVPVIISGTIEPMGTTLAGQAIDAFYVSVEHMKPLAVGLNCATGPEFMQDHIRTLSNLSKSAVSCYPNAGLPDEEGHYHETPQSLATKLGGFAEQGWLNIVGGCCGTTPDHIRAIADVMKDYKPRAATVSDHHSVSGIESFIYDDPSLRPIMVGERTNVIGSRKFKRLIAEKKFEEAAEVARAQVKGGAHVIDICLADPDRDELEDMIAFVQEVVKKVKVPLVIDSTDEQVIEAALKYSQGKAIINSINLEDGEERFEAIIPLVHKYGAALVVGTIDEEGMGVSAERKLEIAQRSYDLLVNKYKVSPTDIIFDPLVFPVGTGDEQYIGSANATVEGIRLIKEHFPACLTILGVSNVSFGLPPVGREVLNAVYLYHCTQAGLDYAIVNTEKLERFASIPAEEIEMAEKLLFETTDESLAVFTDFYRGKKKEAKSNIPDLPLDERLAYYVVEGTKEGLLPDLELALAAYPTPLEIINGPLMNGMKEVGRLFNDNQLIVAEVLQSAEVMKASVAFLEPHMEASDTSSSKGKILLATVKGDVHDIGKNLVDIILSNNGYDVVDLGIKVTSIDLIQAIKKEKPDIVGLSGLLVKSAQQMVLTAQDMKQSDISVPILVGGAALSRKFTDNKISKEYEGLVLYAKDAMNGLSLANQLRSPEELEVLVNEQAEKQKRLREAAAAAESLGGAVEDSSAVATAVKVRSNVSRNVRVFTPSDTKRHLLRNISVSHVEPYINMQMLIGHHLGVKGKIERLIAERDERTLQVKGVVDQLLSEVKRDKLITPAAVYQYFPAQSEGDTLFIYDPEDTSKVIEQFDFPRQAKAPHLCLADYVKPRDSGVMDYVGLFAVTAGRGIRELGAAYKKEGRFLESHALQALALETAEGLAELVHQQMRDRWGFPDPVSFTMKERFSAKYQGQRFSFGYPACPNLEDQQKLFKLIQPEDIGVELTDGCMMEPEASVSAIVFAHPEARYFNVL; from the coding sequence ATGTCTAAAGCTATCACACTACTAGAACAACAGCTGCAAAAGAAAATACTGATTATGGACGGCGCAATGGGAACGATGCTGCAGCAAGCAAACCTTACGCCAGAAGACTTTGGCGGCGAAGAATATGACGGCTGTAACGAAAACCTGAATATCACCGCACCGGACGTCATTGAACGGATTCATGTAGAATATTTAAACGCCGGTGCTGATATCGTGGAGACGAATACGTTTGGCGGAACAGACCTTGTTCTTGATGAGTATGAGCTTGGTTTTAAGGCTTACGAGATTAATAAGCTTGGCGCGGAAATTGCCAAGCGTGCGACCGCTCAAGTTTCCACCCCGGAGTGGCCGCGCTTTGTCGCTGGCTCCATCGGGCCGACTACAAAAACACTGAGTGTTACGGGTGGAACCACTTTTGATGCACTGACAGATTCCTATGAGGAGCAAGCACGGGGATTACTAGACGGCGGTTCTGACTGTCTTTTAGTAGAAACGAGCCAAGACTTATTGAACGTGAAATGCGCGTTTCTTGGAATCCAGCGTGCTTTTGAAAAGACTGGTGTCACCGTCCCTGTCATCATCTCCGGAACCATCGAACCGATGGGAACCACCCTTGCCGGTCAGGCAATCGATGCGTTTTACGTATCTGTGGAGCACATGAAACCTCTTGCAGTCGGGTTGAACTGTGCGACCGGACCGGAATTCATGCAGGATCATATCCGGACACTTTCCAATTTGTCCAAAAGTGCGGTCAGCTGCTATCCGAACGCCGGCTTGCCAGATGAAGAAGGTCATTACCATGAAACACCACAGTCCCTTGCTACCAAACTTGGCGGATTTGCGGAACAAGGCTGGCTGAACATCGTCGGAGGCTGTTGTGGCACGACACCAGATCATATTCGCGCTATTGCGGATGTGATGAAAGATTACAAGCCACGAGCAGCAACTGTTTCCGACCACCACAGCGTTTCCGGGATTGAGTCATTCATTTATGACGACCCTTCCCTTCGCCCAATCATGGTCGGGGAGCGCACCAATGTCATTGGCTCCCGCAAGTTTAAGAGGCTGATTGCGGAGAAAAAATTTGAAGAGGCGGCAGAAGTGGCGCGTGCCCAAGTAAAAGGCGGCGCCCACGTCATCGACATCTGCCTTGCCGACCCGGACCGCGATGAGCTAGAGGACATGATAGCATTCGTGCAAGAGGTCGTGAAAAAAGTGAAGGTACCGCTTGTCATCGACTCCACCGACGAACAGGTCATCGAAGCAGCGTTGAAATACTCGCAAGGAAAAGCAATCATCAACTCCATCAACCTTGAGGATGGCGAGGAACGCTTTGAAGCGATCATTCCGTTGGTTCATAAATACGGGGCGGCGCTTGTCGTCGGCACCATTGACGAAGAAGGTATGGGCGTCAGTGCTGAACGAAAGCTTGAGATTGCACAGAGGTCCTATGATCTTTTGGTAAACAAGTACAAGGTCTCCCCTACTGACATCATCTTCGACCCGCTTGTTTTCCCTGTCGGTACCGGTGATGAGCAGTATATCGGTTCGGCGAATGCGACGGTGGAAGGAATACGATTGATAAAAGAACACTTCCCTGCCTGTCTGACGATACTTGGCGTCAGCAACGTTTCTTTCGGCCTCCCACCTGTCGGACGTGAAGTACTCAATGCCGTTTACCTCTACCACTGCACACAGGCAGGCCTGGACTATGCAATCGTGAACACGGAAAAGCTGGAGCGTTTCGCCTCCATCCCGGCCGAAGAGATCGAGATGGCGGAAAAATTGCTGTTTGAAACGACCGATGAGTCGTTGGCTGTGTTTACGGACTTTTACCGAGGCAAAAAGAAAGAAGCAAAGTCCAATATTCCGGATTTACCTCTAGATGAGCGACTTGCCTACTATGTGGTGGAAGGGACAAAAGAAGGGCTCCTTCCTGACCTTGAGCTTGCGTTGGCAGCTTACCCTACACCATTGGAAATCATCAATGGTCCATTAATGAACGGGATGAAAGAAGTCGGCCGCTTGTTCAATGATAACCAGCTGATCGTTGCGGAAGTGCTACAAAGCGCAGAGGTTATGAAAGCCTCCGTCGCATTTTTGGAGCCGCATATGGAAGCAAGCGATACCTCTTCTTCTAAGGGGAAGATCTTGCTTGCAACCGTTAAAGGGGATGTTCATGACATTGGGAAAAACCTGGTCGACATCATCTTGAGCAACAATGGTTATGATGTGGTCGACCTCGGAATCAAAGTGACTTCCATCGACTTGATTCAAGCTATTAAAAAAGAAAAGCCGGATATTGTTGGCCTATCCGGACTGCTCGTAAAATCTGCACAACAAATGGTGTTGACGGCGCAGGATATGAAGCAATCCGACATCTCCGTTCCTATTTTAGTAGGAGGAGCTGCGCTATCTCGAAAATTCACAGACAACAAGATCTCCAAAGAATACGAAGGGCTTGTCCTGTACGCAAAAGATGCGATGAACGGTTTGTCCCTTGCCAACCAGCTGCGTTCCCCTGAAGAGTTGGAAGTGTTGGTTAATGAGCAGGCGGAAAAACAGAAGAGATTGCGTGAGGCAGCGGCTGCTGCAGAGAGCTTAGGTGGAGCCGTTGAGGATAGCAGTGCTGTGGCAACGGCCGTTAAGGTTCGTTCCAATGTCTCTCGGAATGTCCGTGTTTTTACGCCAAGCGATACGAAGCGTCACCTGCTGCGGAACATTTCCGTTTCCCATGTGGAACCGTACATCAATATGCAAATGTTGATTGGCCACCATCTTGGGGTAAAAGGAAAAATTGAGAGGTTGATTGCTGAGAGGGATGAGCGCACCTTGCAAGTGAAAGGTGTGGTGGATCAGCTACTATCAGAAGTTAAGCGGGATAAACTCATCACTCCCGCTGCCGTGTACCAATACTTCCCGGCTCAGTCAGAAGGCGATACCCTGTTTATCTATGACCCGGAGGACACTTCTAAAGTGATTGAGCAATTCGATTTTCCAAGACAGGCAAAAGCACCCCATCTTTGCTTGGCAGATTATGTGAAGCCCCGTGACAGTGGCGTCATGGATTATGTAGGACTGTTTGCTGTAACAGCCGGCCGAGGAATTCGCGAGCTGGGTGCCGCTTATAAAAAGGAAGGCCGCTTCTTGGAAAGCCATGCCCTGCAAGCTTTAGCGCTTGAGACCGCGGAAGGACTTGCCGAACTCGTCCACCAGCAAATGCGCGACCGCTGGGGCTTCCCAGATCCGGTCAGCTTTACGATGAAGGAAAGATTCTCGGCTAAGTATCAAGGCCAGCGCTTCTCCTTTGGGTATCCTGCATGTCCGAACTTGGAGGATCAGCAGAAGTTGTTTAAGTTGATTCAGCCGGAGGATATTGGCGTGGAACTGACGGACGGTTGCATGATGGAGCCGGAAGCATCGGTCTCGGCAATTGTGTTTGCGCATCCTGAGGCTAGGTATTTTAATGTGTTGTAG
- a CDS encoding DUF4179 domain-containing protein, translating to MERLSREIGAEFEDIYVPTKELDARVQNALEIGQKRERKKSNRLQLLKVNFAAILVVGIIAVLAQSFWNADENLSGSVAKDSILSNHGDPGINLVAKEGKTTALNLEEKSNGMTIKIKEVYFDESRVAVGYEVEAEEAKKGQVYSTMSFNGKDLGGGTGNWDIAADQTHRGILDFDAEDLADAGTIELNVEFSEFNEKQAEWHFQVKVEKEPGLLVRGLGLEKQDEGSRFRVSLLEETASRLELTTSFYLPDDIRKTITDDMLLEMIVVGEQPDGSFISNSYYRQSGNWGFAERMKEGKSYTSHSEFAPLRKMDSFKVIPYVIDYNKAITEPLKQGAVLSSQNGTIQLVSMTNKENRLLVKLDKGRVPTELIGQNVQIEDKNFNRYKNVFYRDKGNYVELYFEIKGKKEDLNIVYQPVEYFFEDLAIEIE from the coding sequence ATGGAGAGGCTTAGCCGAGAAATTGGAGCTGAATTTGAGGATATATATGTACCGACAAAAGAGCTGGATGCTAGGGTGCAAAATGCGTTGGAGATCGGGCAGAAACGGGAACGGAAAAAATCCAATAGGCTGCAATTGTTGAAGGTCAATTTTGCTGCGATATTAGTGGTCGGGATTATTGCCGTGCTTGCACAGTCATTTTGGAATGCAGACGAAAACCTTTCCGGATCAGTTGCAAAAGATAGCATTCTCTCCAACCACGGTGACCCTGGAATCAACCTCGTTGCCAAAGAGGGAAAAACGACCGCATTGAATTTGGAAGAAAAGTCGAATGGAATGACAATCAAGATAAAAGAGGTATATTTTGATGAAAGCCGTGTTGCTGTGGGGTATGAGGTGGAAGCGGAGGAAGCTAAGAAAGGGCAGGTATACTCTACTATGTCATTTAACGGTAAAGATCTTGGTGGAGGCACAGGAAACTGGGATATAGCCGCCGATCAAACACATAGAGGCATACTTGATTTTGATGCAGAAGACCTTGCTGATGCTGGCACAATCGAATTGAATGTTGAATTTAGTGAATTCAATGAAAAACAAGCAGAATGGCACTTCCAAGTTAAAGTGGAAAAAGAACCAGGATTACTGGTAAGAGGTCTTGGACTTGAAAAGCAAGACGAAGGTAGCAGGTTCAGAGTTTCTCTCCTAGAAGAAACGGCCTCCAGGCTCGAACTGACTACAAGTTTTTATTTACCTGATGACATTAGAAAAACCATAACAGACGATATGTTGCTAGAAATGATTGTGGTGGGGGAACAACCTGATGGATCCTTTATATCAAATAGCTATTACAGACAGAGCGGTAATTGGGGCTTTGCTGAACGGATGAAAGAAGGTAAGAGTTATACATCACACTCTGAGTTTGCGCCATTACGCAAAATGGATTCGTTTAAAGTTATACCGTATGTAATTGATTATAATAAGGCAATTACCGAGCCTTTGAAGCAAGGGGCAGTTTTATCTTCCCAAAATGGAACAATACAGCTGGTTAGTATGACGAATAAAGAAAATAGATTGTTAGTCAAATTGGATAAGGGGAGGGTCCCAACTGAGCTAATCGGTCAAAACGTCCAAATTGAAGATAAGAATTTTAACAGGTATAAGAATGTGTTCTATAGAGATAAAGGGAATTACGTTGAACTGTACTTTGAGATAAAAGGTAAGAAGGAAGACTTAAATATTGTCTATCAGCCAGTGGAATATTTCTTTGAAGATCTGGCCATCGAGATAGAATAG